The DNA region GCGAATGCGCCGCAGACCGCATGGCGATCCCGTTCCATGTCCAGGGCGAGGGCGGCACATGGGACCGCTCGCGCACCTGGCTCATCACCCGCACGCCAGCAGGGCTCAGGCTGAAGCACGATCACCGCCACGCAGACGGAACGCATGATGCGGTGACGCTGTATGGCGGGGACACGGCGGATGGCGGCACGGCGACCGCGCAGGACTTCCCGGTCGATCAGGAGAGCATCGCGATGTTCTGCGCAGAAGGGCTGACGGCGTCAGTCACCAATGTGTGGCGCGTGGAGATCACCCCGGCGACCTACACCTACCAGCTGAGCCGCGCAGGCCGCTTGTTCCGGGTGGAGTTCGATCTCACGCAGCCCGTCACCCCGCCGCCCGCGCCCTGGGGATGGTGATCCGCGACCGCTGACAGGTGGCGGGACGGCGCGCCGATCCGGCTCGCCGCCCCTCGCCGTTAGTCGTGCTCGCGGTTCCCCGCGCCGACATAGAGCTCGCGGCCGCCTTCGTTGTAGCGGCGGCTCATCTCCTCCATGCCCTTGAGCGCAGCCTGACGGCTGGCCTCGGCGGTGTCGGCGCCCAGTTTTTCCGAGGCGAGGAAGCTTTCGGGGCTGGAGTTCTGCTTGGCGGCGAAATCGCGGACGTCCTGACTGATCTGCATCGAGCAGAATTTCGGCCCGCACATCGAGCAGAAATGCGCCGACTTCGCGCCTTCGGCCGGCAGGGTCTGGTCGTGATACTGCTCGGCGGTTTCGGGGTCGAGGCTGAGGTTGAACTGGTCGCGCCAGCGGAACTCGAACCGGGCCTTGCTCAGCGCATTGTCGCGCACCTGCGAGGCCGGGTGCCCCTTCGCCAAGTCCGCCGCGTGGGCGGCCAGCTTATAGGTGATCACGCCGACCTTCACGTCGTCACGGTCGGGCAGGCCCAGATGCTCCTTGGGCGTAACGTAGCAGAGCATCGCGGTGCCATACCACCCGATCTGCGCCGCGCCGATGCCGCTGGTGATGTGGTCGTATCCCGGCGCAATATCGGTGACGAGCGGGCCCAAGGTGTAGAACGGCGCCTCGCCGCACACTTGCAGCTGCTTTTCCATGTTCTCCTTGATCTTGTGCATCGGCACGTGGCCCGGCCCTTCGATCATCACCTGCACGTCCTGCGCCCAGGCGCGGTGGGTGAGTTCGCCCAGCGTGTAGAGTTCGGAGAATTGCGCTTCGTCATTGGCGTCGGCGATGCTGCCGGGACGCAGGCCATCGCCAAGCGAATAGGCGATGTCATAGGCCTTCATGATCTCGGTGATCTCGTCGAAGTGCTCGTAGAGGAAGCTCTCCTTGTGGTGGGCGAGGCACCACTTGGCCATGATCGAGCCGCCGCGGCTGACGATCCCGGTGACGCGCTTGGCTGCCATCGGGACATAGGCGAGGCGGACGCCCGCATGGATGGTGAAGTAGTCGACGCCCTGTTCGGCCTGCTCGATCAGGGTGTCGCGGAAGATTTCCCACGTCAGCTCCTCAGCCACACCGCCGACCTTTTCCAGCGCCTGATAGATCGGCACGGTGCCGACCGGCACGGCGGCGTTGCGGATGATCCATTCGCGGGTGTCGTGGATGTTGCGGCCGGTGCTGAGGTCCATGATCGTGTCCGCGCCCCAGCGGGTCGCCCAGACCATCTTGTCGACCTCGGTCGCGACGTTCGACGCGACGGCGGAATTGCCGATATTGGCGTTGATCTTGACGAGGAAATTGCGCCCGATCGCCATCGGTTCGCTTTCGGGGTGGTTGATGTTGTTGGGGATGATCGCGCGGCCGCGCGCGATTTCCTGCCGCACGAATTCCGGCGTGATGATGGTCGGGATTTCCGCGCCCCAGCTCTGCCCGTCGCGCACTATATCAGCCGCGATCTCGCGCCCGAGGTTCTCGCGCTCCGCCACGTATTCCATTTCGGGCGTGATGATGCCGCGCCGCGCATAGTGCATCTGGCTGACGTTCATGCCTGCCTTGGCCCTCAGCGGGCGCTTCACCGCGTTGGGGAACTGCGGGACGCCGCCCGAACGGTCGGGGCCGAGCTGGCCGTTATCCTCCGGCTTGATCTCGCGCCCGTCGTAAGCCTCGACATCGCCGCGCGCCATGATCCAGTCACGGCGCAGCTGCGGCAGGCCGGCGTTGATGTCGATATGGGCATCAGGGTCGGTGTAAGGGCCGGAGGTGTCATAGACCCGCACGCTGGGCTCCGCGCCCTCAAGATCGATCTCGCGCATGGCGACACGGATGCCGCTGCCGGTGCGCGCGCCGACGTAGATCTTGCGGCTGCCGCGAATGGGCCCGGTGGTGACGCCAATTTCGACGGGGCTGTTGATGTCGGCCATATCTGCTCTCTCTCCAAGACGGAGGACAAGCGGACCTATGGCACAGCGACCAGCCCACTCCCTCCGCCGATGCTAATCGGTTCAGGTTCGACGGGTCGGACGGTGCTAACCGCCCCTCTCAGCCAAGCGGCTCCCCGGGGATCGAGCGGGAATAGAAGGTTTGCGCAGAGGTGTCGAGAGGCGGCGGACAGCGGCTCATTCAGCGATCATCCGCAGGCAAGGTGAACAAACACAGCGCCAGCAGCAGCGTGGCCAGCACACCCGATCCGCCCGCCAGCGGCACATCGCCCAAGCCATCGCGGCCCAGTGCCATCGACAGCGCATTGGAGATCAGCGCGACAAAGCCTACCCCTGCAATCACCCCGCCTGATGCGCGGCTGCGGGTGGCCATCCGGCCCAGACCGAACACGATCGCAGCAAGCGCGAGCAGGACCTTCGCCGCGTTGTAGACCATGAAGGAAAACGCCACCACCGCGCCGAGAACCGGGGCCAGCGAAGGATTTGCCTGTGCCGCGTCGCTCAATGATCCGAACATGGTGAGGCCGACGCCCACCTGCACCACATTGAGCACCGCCGCTGCCATGATCGCTGACCAGCCGAGATGTAGACGCCGCGTCTGCGCCAAGGCGGAACCCGCAAACGCTGCGAGCAGGACGAACAAGATCCCCTCGATCCCCCATAATGGCCTGCGCGAAACGTCTGGCATGGTCAGGTAGAGCGCGGTGTAGATCGCCTGCGTCGCCGCCGCCGCGAGCAGCAGCAAGGCGACAATCGTGACTGTGCGCTGGCCCGTGATGTGCATATAAAGTTCCCCCAATTGGCGGACTGCAATGAGCCGTCCGGTATTGGCGGGGTTCGATAGCTATCGGGATAGGGTTACAGCGAAAGTGATCAAAGTTTCGTGCACCAGCATGAGGCCCGCGTCGTCCGGCGTGGTCACATTGGCCAAAGGATTGCCGTCCACCACCATAAGGGCCGTCGAATAGCGCGGGCGTGCCGCTTTGCTTGCGTCGGTTGGGCCTCAGGCAACCCCGCCTGCCGCCTGCCATTCGGCAATCGCTTCGATCGGATAGACCAGCATGATGACATTGAAGGTCAGATTGTCGCGCACGACGTAGCCCGCCACCAGTTCACCGATGATCGCCAGCGCCACAGTCACCTTGACCGGCAGACGCAGCGCCAGCCAGAAGCCGAAGCTCATCCACACCAGGTCAGCGCCCGAATTGAGAACGCTGTCGCCTGAGTAACCAAAGTTGGCGGTCACCGAGCGAAAGCGATTGATCACCATCGGGGTGTTTTCCAGCACTTCCCACGCAGCCTCCAGCAGCACTGCGAGCGGCAAGCCCCAGCGGAAGGCCTCGGCCCCGCCCCAGCCGCGCTTTACGAACATCCACCAGCCAAAGGCGTAGAAAATCATCCCGTGGATGATGTGGCTGGGCGTGTACCAATCGGTGATATGCTGGCTGTTGCCGCTATCATTGATCTGCCCATGCCACAGCTTGACGTAGCCGCACTCGCAGATCGGCGCGCGGCCCATTGCGAGCAGGATGATGATGGTGACAGCCGCGATGGCCAGCGAGACGATAACCGTGCGGCGGTTGGGGATGAGCGCGCCCATAAAACCTTAGCGCCCGCTCATTCGATCACACGCCCGCGAACCATCACGAAGTCCACCTCTTCCAGCACGGTAACATCGGCCAGCGGATTGCCGTCGACCGCGATGATATCCGCCGAATAGCCGGGGGCGAGCTTGCCGATCTGGTTGTCCATCCCGAGCACCTTCGCCGCGACGGTGGTCGCGCTGGCGAGGACTTCGCGGTCGGTCATGCCCTGCTTCTTCATCAGCGCCAGTTCCTCGCCATTGCGGCCATGCTGGTAGACGCCTGCGTCGGTGCCGAAGGCGACCGTGACGCCGTATTGGCGCGCGCGGCTGACGAGGCTAGCCATCAGCGGTTGCACCGCACGGATCTTGTCTTCGACCACGGGGGTATAGACGCCCTTGCCCAGCCCTTCGCTCACACCTTCCAGCGCCATCAGCGTCGGCACCAGCACGGTGCCGTTGGCCTTCATCGCCTTGGCAGCGGCTTCATCGAGATAGGTGCCGTGCTCGATTGAATCGATACCCGCTTCGGCGGCCTGCTGGATGCCGCGCGCGCCGTGGGCGTGGGCCATGACCTTGAGGCCGAGCGAGTGCGCGGTGTCGGCAATCGCCTTCATTTCGGCAGGCGTGAAGTGCGCTTCAAGTCCCCGCCCTTGCTGCGAGAGCACGCCGCCGGTCGCAGTGATCTTGATCACATCGGCGCCGTTCTGGCTGGCGAGCCGCACTTTCGCGGCGCATTCGACCGCGCCGGTGCAGGTGAAGCCAGAATCGAGCAGC from uncultured Erythrobacter sp. includes:
- a CDS encoding amidohydrolase family protein, whose amino-acid sequence is MQAFRNRLMAGLTLTGTLMAAPLAAETVAIRAGAVITDAAAEPTGAATILVTDGRIVSITSGHGAVTADREIDLKTKTVLPGLIDLHTHLTGDPGGDFWKEATEPDEWGVVVGAKNARVTALAGFTTVREAGSGRDTAFSLRRGTAEGMVPGPRIVAAGPALAIIGGHGDVNGFRSEVNELLDSGFTCTGAVECAAKVRLASQNGADVIKITATGGVLSQQGRGLEAHFTPAEMKAIADTAHSLGLKVMAHAHGARGIQQAAEAGIDSIEHGTYLDEAAAKAMKANGTVLVPTLMALEGVSEGLGKGVYTPVVEDKIRAVQPLMASLVSRARQYGVTVAFGTDAGVYQHGRNGEELALMKKQGMTDREVLASATTVAAKVLGMDNQIGKLAPGYSADIIAVDGNPLADVTVLEEVDFVMVRGRVIE
- a CDS encoding DUF2585 family protein, with product MGALIPNRRTVIVSLAIAAVTIIILLAMGRAPICECGYVKLWHGQINDSGNSQHITDWYTPSHIIHGMIFYAFGWWMFVKRGWGGAEAFRWGLPLAVLLEAAWEVLENTPMVINRFRSVTANFGYSGDSVLNSGADLVWMSFGFWLALRLPVKVTVALAIIGELVAGYVVRDNLTFNVIMLVYPIEAIAEWQAAGGVA
- a CDS encoding thiamine biosynthesis protein ThiC; its protein translation is MHITGQRTVTIVALLLLAAAATQAIYTALYLTMPDVSRRPLWGIEGILFVLLAAFAGSALAQTRRLHLGWSAIMAAAVLNVVQVGVGLTMFGSLSDAAQANPSLAPVLGAVVAFSFMVYNAAKVLLALAAIVFGLGRMATRSRASGGVIAGVGFVALISNALSMALGRDGLGDVPLAGGSGVLATLLLALCLFTLPADDR
- the thiC gene encoding phosphomethylpyrimidine synthase ThiC yields the protein MADINSPVEIGVTTGPIRGSRKIYVGARTGSGIRVAMREIDLEGAEPSVRVYDTSGPYTDPDAHIDINAGLPQLRRDWIMARGDVEAYDGREIKPEDNGQLGPDRSGGVPQFPNAVKRPLRAKAGMNVSQMHYARRGIITPEMEYVAERENLGREIAADIVRDGQSWGAEIPTIITPEFVRQEIARGRAIIPNNINHPESEPMAIGRNFLVKINANIGNSAVASNVATEVDKMVWATRWGADTIMDLSTGRNIHDTREWIIRNAAVPVGTVPIYQALEKVGGVAEELTWEIFRDTLIEQAEQGVDYFTIHAGVRLAYVPMAAKRVTGIVSRGGSIMAKWCLAHHKESFLYEHFDEITEIMKAYDIAYSLGDGLRPGSIADANDEAQFSELYTLGELTHRAWAQDVQVMIEGPGHVPMHKIKENMEKQLQVCGEAPFYTLGPLVTDIAPGYDHITSGIGAAQIGWYGTAMLCYVTPKEHLGLPDRDDVKVGVITYKLAAHAADLAKGHPASQVRDNALSKARFEFRWRDQFNLSLDPETAEQYHDQTLPAEGAKSAHFCSMCGPKFCSMQISQDVRDFAAKQNSSPESFLASEKLGADTAEASRQAALKGMEEMSRRYNEGGRELYVGAGNREHD